TCGCGTCGCGCCAAATGATAGGCCGCACTGCCGCCTGCAGGACCAGCCCCAACAACAATGCAGTCCAGCATGACGGCTTAAACCGTCATAATGTCTTTTTCTTTTTCGCTCAGCAGTTGCTCAACTTTGGCTGAGAACTTATCGGTGAGCTTTTGGACTTGATCCTGTTGATCTCGGGCGTCATCTTCTGAGATTTCGCCATTCTTTTCCAGCTTGCGAATACTGTCGATCGCATCGCGGCGCACGTTCCGAATCGCGACCTTGCCTTCTTCAGCGTATTTCGCAGCCAGTTTCACCAGTTCCTTCCGGCGATCGCTGGTCAACGGCGGGATATTGAGGCGAATTGTTTGACCGTCATTGTTGGGCGTGAGGCCAATATCCGATAGTGAAATTGCTTTTTCAATCGCACCGACACTACTGCGATCGAAGGGCTGAATTTGTAGCGTTGAAGCATCAGGAGTGCTGATAGAAGCCAACGACTTCAGAGGTGTTTCACTGCCGTAGTAGTCGACAACAATTTTGTCGAGGAGAGACGCATTAGCTCGGCCCGTACGAATGGTATTGAAGGACCGCAGTGTCGCCTCCACCGACTTCTGCATGGTGCTTTCAACGTCAGCTAACTTCACAGGAACCTCCCACAGTCGTACCAATGTTTTCGCCTTGGACAGCGCGGCGGATGTTGCCCTCGCCAAACAGGTCGAAAACTACAATCGGAATATTATTATCTTTGCAAAGCGCGATCGCCGTACTATCCATCACGCCTAGCTCGTGATTGAGGACGTAGTTATAGTTCAGCGTCGTAAAACGCCGCGCTTGCGGGTTAAGTTTCGGATCAGAATCGTAAACGCCATCAACCTTGGTGGCTTTGAAGACCACATCAGCGTTGATCTCTGCTGCCCGTAGGGCTGCTGTTGTATCCGTCGTGAAGAAGGGATTGCCGGTGCCGGAGCCGAAGATCACGACGCGGCCTTTTTCAAGGTGACGGATCGCACGGCGACGAATGTAAGGTTCAGCCACTTCTTGCATGGCGATCGCAGTCTGCACCCGCGTCGGCACCTTAAGCTGCTCTAGCGCATCCTGCAGGGTGATGGCATTCATCACGGTGGCAATCATGCCGACATAGTCTGCTGTCGCCCGCTCCATGCCCGCGGCAGCACCTTTGATACCCCGAAAGATATTGCCGCCACCAACCACGATCGCGACTTGAAAGCCCTCTTGGACCACTGTGGCGATTTCCTGCGCAATGCGCTGCACCACAGCGGGATCAATGCCGTAGGTCGCGTCGCCCATCAAGGCTTCGCCACTCAGTTTGAGAAGAACGCGTTTATAGGCCATGCCCACACTTGACTGGGGTCGATGCCTCACCAGCCCCACTAACGATAGCAGTCACCGCGATCGCAACTAAAGCCACAGATGTCAGGAGGGGATCCGCCCTTTGGTAGACTCAACTGTTGGAATCCCTAGAAGCAATCATCCGTAAGGAGTCAGGTAGGCGTGGAGAAGACGATCGGTCTCGAGATTATTGAAGTTGTCGAGCAGGCAGCGATCGCCTCGGCCCGCCTGATGGGCAAAGGCGAAAAAAATGAAGCCGATCGCGTCGCGGTGGAAGCGATGCGGGTGCGGATGAACCAAGTCGAAATGCTCGGCCGCATCGTCATCGGTGAAGGCGAACGTGACGAAGCACCGATGCTCTACATCGGGGAAGAAGTCGGCATCTACCGCGATGCAGACAAGCGAGCCGGTGTCCCTGCTGGCAAGCTGGTGGAAATCGACATCGCTGTTGACCCCTGCGAAGGCACCAACCTCTGCGCCTACGGTCAGCCTGGCTCGATGGCGGTCTTGGCCATCTCCGAGAAAGGTGGTCTGTTTGCCGCTCCTGACTTCTACATGAAGAAACTGGCTGCGCCCCCAGCAGCCAAAGGCAAAGTGGACATCAACAAGTCCGCCACCGAGAACCTGAAAATTCTGTCGGAATGCCTCGATCGCGCCATCGATGAGCTGGTGGTTGTGGTCATGGATCGTCCTCGCCACAAAGAGCTGATCCAAGAGATCCGCCAAGCCGGTGCTCGCGTCCGTCTGATCAGCGACGGTGACGTTTCGGCCGCCATCTCCTGCGGTTTTTCTGGCACCAACACCCACGCCTTGATGGGCATCGGTGCAGCTCCCGAGGGCGTGATTTCGGCAGCAGCAATGCGTTGCCTCGGCGGTCACTTCCAAGGTCAATTGATCTACGACCCGGAAGTTGTCAAAACCGGTCTGATCGGTGAAAGCCGCGAGAGCAACATCGCGCGTCTGCAAGAAATGGGCATCACCGATCCCGATCGCGTTTATGACGCTGAAGAACTGGCTTCGGGTCAAGAAGTGCTGTTCGCTGCTTGCGGTATCACCTCGGGCTTGCTGATGGAAGGCGTGCGCTTCTTCAAAGGCGGCGCTCGCACTCAAAGCTTGGTGATCTCCAGCCAGTCGCGCACTGCTCGTTTTGTCGACACGATTCACATGTTCGACGATGTCAAAACGGTTAGCCTCCGTTAATTCCTGATCCCAAATGGCGGCCGGAGCGGTAGAACGGGTATAGCTCGATCGCTTCGGCCGTTGTTTTTCAGCGACTCCATTGGCGATCGCTTTTCAAAATTCTTTAGTCAACCTTCTTTAAACGCCCCTCATGCATCTCGCAGTTGTCGGCCTCAGCCATCGGACAGCACCGGTTGCCGTGCGCGAGAAGCTGAGCATTCCTGAACAGCAAGTTGAAGCCGCGATTCAGCAGCTCAAAAGTTATCCGCACATTGAAGAGGTGGCGATCCTCAGCACTTGCAACCGCCTCGAAATCTACTGTGTCACCCGCGCCACCGAACCCGGCGTGCGCGAGATCACTCAATTTCTGTCTGAGCACAGCCACCTGCCCCTAGCGGAGTTGCGGCCTCACCTGTTTGTCCTGCTTCATCAAGATGCGGTGATGCACCTGATGCGGGTGGCAGCGGGTCTCGACAGTTTGGTGCTGGGAGAAGGCCAGATTCTGTCCCAAGTCAAAACCATGTACAAGCTGGGGCAGCAGTACGAAGGTGTCGGTCGCATTCTCAATCGCCTGCTCAAGCAAGCAGTGACGGCAGGCAAGCGCGTCCGCACTGAAACCAGTATTGGCACTGGCGCTGTTTCGATCAGCTCTGCTGCGGTGGAACTAGCGCAGCTCAAGGTCATGGCACGGGGCGATCGCAATGATGGCAACCTCGCGGGCCAGCGAGTACTGATTCTCGGTGCAGGCAAAATGTCGCGCCTGTTGGTGCAGCACCTGATCGCCAAAGGAGCCGACACGATTCAGATCCTCAACCGCACCTTGGGACGGGCCGAAGAATTGGCCAAACAGTACGGTGGCGATCTGCAAATTCAGGTCGGGTTGCTCTCGGGCTTGATGGGAGCGATCGTTGAGGCCGATATTGTCTTCACCAGTACCTCCTCTACCGATCCAATTCTCGATCGCGCCAAGCTAGAGATGGTGCTGGCGCCCGAACAACAGCTGATGCTGATCGATATTGCGGTGCCGCGGAACGTGGCAGCCGATGTGGTCGAGCTGACGGCGGTTGAGTCCTACAACGTCGATGACCTCCGCGAGGTTGTGGCGCAAAACCAAGAGAGTCGCCGCAAGCTGGCTGAAGAAGCAGAAGCACTTTTGGAAGAAGAGGTCGACGCCTTCGACAACTGGTGGCAGTCCCTCGATACGGTGCCGACGATTAACTGCCTGCGGGACAAGATTGAGATGATTCGCGAGCAAGAGCTAGAAAAAGCCCTGTCGCGACTCGGCACGGAATTTGGCGACAAGCACCAAGCGGTGGTGGAAGCGCTAACCCGCGGCATCGTCAACAAAATCCTGCATGACCCGATGGTGCAGCTGCGATCGCAGCAGGATATCGAAGCCCGCCGTCGTGCTGTGGATGCCCTGCAAATGTTGTTCAACCTCGACCCACAGGAACAGTTGAGCAGCTGATGGTGGTTGAGTGGCTCAAATTCGCCGTTCCTGAAGCTGAACAAGCGGCTTTTCTGGCTGCCGATGCGGCAATTTGGACGCCCCTTCTCAGTCACTATCCGGGTTACTTGCGCAAAGAAATCTGGCGGGATCCCGGCGATCGCGATCGGGTTGTGCTCGTCATTCACTGGCAAAGTCGCGAGCAGTGGAAGAGTATTCCTGAGGATGTGTTGATCGAGGGCGATCGCCGGTTTCAGGAACAGCTTGGCCGTGAATATCCGATCGTCGAAGCCCAAGAATTTGCGATCGTTCCCCAGCCTGAACCCTAACCATGGCCACAATTGCTGAACTCGAAACCGATCGCTTACGCCTGCGGGCATGGCAAGAGAGCGATCGCGAGCCCTTTGCGGCACTCAATGCCGATCCCTTGGTGATGGAGCATTTTCCTGCCTGCCTGAGTCGGGCCGAGAGTGATGCCTTCATCGATCGCATCGAAGCGCATTGGCAGCAGTTGGGATTTGGCCTCTGGGCGGTTGAACAAAAGAGCGATCGCGCCTTCATTGGGTTTATTGGCCTGAAGCAAGTCCCCTTTGAAGCTGCATTTACACCGGCCATTGAAATTGGTTGGCGACTCGCACAACTCTACTGGGGGCAAGGGCTGGCGTCTGAAGGAGCAAAGGCTGCCCTGCAATTTGGCTTTGAGCAGCTTCAGC
The sequence above is a segment of the Synechococcus elongatus PCC 11801 genome. Coding sequences within it:
- the frr gene encoding ribosome recycling factor, translated to MKLADVESTMQKSVEATLRSFNTIRTGRANASLLDKIVVDYYGSETPLKSLASISTPDASTLQIQPFDRSSVGAIEKAISLSDIGLTPNNDGQTIRLNIPPLTSDRRKELVKLAAKYAEEGKVAIRNVRRDAIDSIRKLEKNGEISEDDARDQQDQVQKLTDKFSAKVEQLLSEKEKDIMTV
- the pyrH gene encoding UMP kinase, which codes for MAYKRVLLKLSGEALMGDATYGIDPAVVQRIAQEIATVVQEGFQVAIVVGGGNIFRGIKGAAAGMERATADYVGMIATVMNAITLQDALEQLKVPTRVQTAIAMQEVAEPYIRRRAIRHLEKGRVVIFGSGTGNPFFTTDTTAALRAAEINADVVFKATKVDGVYDSDPKLNPQARRFTTLNYNYVLNHELGVMDSTAIALCKDNNIPIVVFDLFGEGNIRRAVQGENIGTTVGGSCEVS
- the glpX gene encoding class II fructose-bisphosphatase, translating into MEKTIGLEIIEVVEQAAIASARLMGKGEKNEADRVAVEAMRVRMNQVEMLGRIVIGEGERDEAPMLYIGEEVGIYRDADKRAGVPAGKLVEIDIAVDPCEGTNLCAYGQPGSMAVLAISEKGGLFAAPDFYMKKLAAPPAAKGKVDINKSATENLKILSECLDRAIDELVVVVMDRPRHKELIQEIRQAGARVRLISDGDVSAAISCGFSGTNTHALMGIGAAPEGVISAAAMRCLGGHFQGQLIYDPEVVKTGLIGESRESNIARLQEMGITDPDRVYDAEELASGQEVLFAACGITSGLLMEGVRFFKGGARTQSLVISSQSRTARFVDTIHMFDDVKTVSLR
- a CDS encoding glutamyl-tRNA reductase, which produces MHLAVVGLSHRTAPVAVREKLSIPEQQVEAAIQQLKSYPHIEEVAILSTCNRLEIYCVTRATEPGVREITQFLSEHSHLPLAELRPHLFVLLHQDAVMHLMRVAAGLDSLVLGEGQILSQVKTMYKLGQQYEGVGRILNRLLKQAVTAGKRVRTETSIGTGAVSISSAAVELAQLKVMARGDRNDGNLAGQRVLILGAGKMSRLLVQHLIAKGADTIQILNRTLGRAEELAKQYGGDLQIQVGLLSGLMGAIVEADIVFTSTSSTDPILDRAKLEMVLAPEQQLMLIDIAVPRNVAADVVELTAVESYNVDDLREVVAQNQESRRKLAEEAEALLEEEVDAFDNWWQSLDTVPTINCLRDKIEMIREQELEKALSRLGTEFGDKHQAVVEALTRGIVNKILHDPMVQLRSQQDIEARRRAVDALQMLFNLDPQEQLSS
- a CDS encoding TIGR03792 family protein encodes the protein MVVEWLKFAVPEAEQAAFLAADAAIWTPLLSHYPGYLRKEIWRDPGDRDRVVLVIHWQSREQWKSIPEDVLIEGDRRFQEQLGREYPIVEAQEFAIVPQPEP
- a CDS encoding GNAT family N-acetyltransferase, giving the protein MATIAELETDRLRLRAWQESDREPFAALNADPLVMEHFPACLSRAESDAFIDRIEAHWQQLGFGLWAVEQKSDRAFIGFIGLKQVPFEAAFTPAIEIGWRLAQLYWGQGLASEGAKAALQFGFEQLQLETIVSFTAVCNQRSQRLMQRLGLQPVGTFEHPALPEGDRLRTHVLYRGDRQQWSAGLLG